In a single window of the Cucumis melo cultivar AY chromosome 11, USDA_Cmelo_AY_1.0, whole genome shotgun sequence genome:
- the LOC103501912 gene encoding dof zinc finger protein DOF5.3-like translates to MDHSSGQHQETQAQPLENMLAISCPKVQQENRKPMRPQPEQALRCPRCDSTNTKFCYYNNYSLSQPRYFCKSCRRYWTKGGTLRNVPVGGGCRKNKRPSPSTSSSSSPSSKRSHDQAANSGRLMLTDTHLPSLAFESTDLSLAFAKLQHQSNGQMGLFDTTHKSFQNLYSGFGTGSSGEVENGGFPHFEHYNSSGVASTATATAMKQEMVCSGDQNNMVLLGFPWQFNNNGDGNYMGDLDAGRESWNFNGNGIGSSWHGLLNSPLV, encoded by the exons ATGGATCATTCAAGTGGACAACACCAA GAAACTCAAGCACAACCATTGGAGAACATGTTGGCTATTTCATGTCCTAAAGTACAGCAAGAAAACAGGAAGCCAATGAGGCCACAACCAGAGCAAGCTCTGAGATGCCCGAGATGTGATTCAACTAATACCAAGTTCTGTTACTACAATAACTACAGTCTTTCCCAGCCAAGGTATTTTTGTAAGTCTTGTAGAAGATATTGGACCAAAGGGGGTACTCTAAGAAATGTTCCTGTGGGTGGTGGATGTAGGAAGAACAAAAGACCATCAccttctacttcttcttcttcatctccttCTTCAAAGAGATCGCATGATCAAGCTGCTAATTCTGGCCGTTTAATGCTCACTGATACCCATCTTCCATCTTTAGCCTTCGAGTCCACTGATTTAAGTTTGGCATTTGCTAAGCTCCAACATCAATCAAATGGGCAGATGGGTCTTTTTGATACAACCCATAAAAGCTTTCAAAATTTGTATTCTGGGTTTGGTACTGGGAGTTCTGGGGAGGTTGAAAATGGTGGATTCCCTCATTTTGAACATTATAACAGCAGCGGTGTTGCATCTACAGCCACTGCTACAGCAATGAAGCAAGAGATGGTTTGTAGTGGAGATCAAAATAATATGGTTTTGTTGGGATTTCCTTGGCAGTTCAACAACAATGGAGATGGAAATTACATGGGTGATCTTGATGCTGGAAGAGAGAGCTGGAATTTTAATGGAAATGGAATAGGTTCATCTTGGCATGGACTTCTCAACAGCCCTCTAGTCTAA